From Candidatus Acidiferrales bacterium, the proteins below share one genomic window:
- a CDS encoding Fic/DOC family N-terminal domain-containing protein, with the protein MTSRQSLPGDWSNAQCYFGFMPNPLAPELEFDTTTVQLLSEANLALGQLAGLGQMLPNPHMLIGPFLRREAVLSSRIEGTLATEEELLLFEASPSKEPKTPDVREVANYVKALEYGLARIKELPVCLRLIREIHARLLEGVRGAERRPGEFRQIQNYIG; encoded by the coding sequence GTGACTTCACGACAATCGCTCCCGGGAGACTGGTCAAATGCCCAGTGCTATTTTGGCTTTATGCCCAATCCCTTGGCCCCCGAATTGGAATTTGACACCACGACGGTTCAGCTTCTTTCCGAGGCTAACTTGGCGCTCGGTCAGTTGGCTGGCTTGGGCCAAATGTTGCCTAATCCCCACATGCTGATCGGCCCCTTCCTGCGCCGCGAGGCCGTCTTGTCGAGCCGAATCGAGGGTACCCTCGCCACTGAGGAAGAATTATTGCTATTCGAGGCAAGCCCGTCGAAGGAACCAAAAACTCCTGACGTAAGAGAAGTAGCTAACTATGTTAAGGCATTGGAATACGGTCTCGCACGAATCAAAGAATTGCCAGTCTGCCTTCGTCTAATCCGAGAAATCCATGCGCGACTTTTGGAAGGCGTGCGCGGCGCAGAGCGCAGGCCAGGAGAATTTAGGCAAATTCAGAACTATATCGGC